The proteins below are encoded in one region of Belonocnema kinseyi isolate 2016_QV_RU_SX_M_011 chromosome 1, B_treatae_v1, whole genome shotgun sequence:
- the LOC117179515 gene encoding zinc finger MYM-type protein 1-like — protein sequence MEAEYFGLIADSTPDVFHVHQLSIIIRYCLHGQVYERFLQFLPISSHTGDLLSREILNVLSDNGICISNCRGQSYDNASNMSGKYAGVQARIKEVNPLALYVPCTAHSLNLVGTNSVNICIDAITFFGFVAGLYAFFVASPHRWEILMNNSDTSLKSLSKTRWSCHDDATSAIFRNYEGIYAALSVFVESNDAKPDTRFEAAVLQSQMRKLEIAFMIVFCHKVLDRFNKTSKFLQTVELDVAIGNSMLKSLVHFLESLPDKFEKIEESAMNLSSFVTKHYQDENKRIKIERRKLAGGSIQTTPSLTGRKSSKLEAF from the coding sequence atggaGGCAGAGTACTTTGGTCTTATTGCGGACTCAACACCAGATGTTTTTCATGTTCATCAATTGTCTATAATTATTCGTTACTGTTTACATGGCCAAGTGTATGAGAGATTTTTACAATTCTTGCCAATTTCAAGTCACACAGGAGATTTATTGAGTCGAGAAATTTTGAATGTGCTAAGCGATAACGGGATTTGCATTAGTAACTGCAGAGGTCAATCTTACGACAATGCAAGTAACATGTCTGGCAAATACGCTGGAGTACAAGCTCGTATTAAAGAAGTAAATCCACTAGCTTTATATGTTCCATGTACTGCTCACTCTTTAAATTTGGTTGGAACAAACAGCGTCAATATATGCATTGACGCTattactttttttggatttgtAGCCGGGCTTTACGCTTTTTTCGTCGCATCTCCACATCGGTGGGAAATATTAATGAACAATTCTGATACTTCTCTCAAAAGTCTATCGAAAACTAGATGGTCTTGTCACGATGATGCTACTTCTGCTATATTTCGAAACTACGAAGGGATATATGCCGCTCTTTCGGTGTTTGTTGAAAGTAATGACGCAAAGCCTGATACTCGATTTGAGGCCGCTGTCCTTCAAAGCCAAATGAGAAAACTGGAAATTGCCTTCATGATTGTATTTTGTCATAAGGTTCTTGATCGCTTCAATAAAACTAGCAAATTTCTGCAGACGGTAGAATTAGACGTTGCCATCGGAAACAGCATGCTCAAGTCTTTAGTTCACTTTTTAGAATCTTTGCCAGATAAgttcgaaaaaattgaagaatcggCCATGAATTTGTCTAGCTTTGTTACTAAGCATTATCAGGATGAAAATAAgcgaattaaaattgaaagaagaaaacTGGCAGGTGGTAGTATTCAAACTACTCCAAGTTTAACGGGTAGAAAAAGTTCAAAACTGGAAGCTTTTTAG
- the LOC117179521 gene encoding uncharacterized protein LOC117179521: MLPRKFDSGAPKRKHKKEREVFEAKLQKLTTFYKVNSKEIDKNHQLGLESNENSEKVEFNSLVNETSDISECEDKKESNDSLKICDAQSEFEILSSADENPKLRTTNLTTFTAIICIPT, encoded by the exons atgttgcCTAGAAAGTTTGACAGTGGAGCTCCGAAAAGAAAGCATAAAAAGGAGAGAGAAGTTTTTGAAGCCAAATTGCAGAAATTGACAACATTTTATAAagtaaattctaaagaaattgacAAAAATCATCAATTGGGATTGGAAAGTAATGAGAATtccgaaaaagtcgaatttaataGTTTAGTAAATGAAACTTCCGACATATCAG AATGTGAAGATAAGAAAGAAAGCAATGATAGTTTGAAAATATGCGATGCACAAAGTGAATTCGAGATTTTAAGTAGCGCAGATGAAAATCCTAAACTACGGACGACAAATTTGACTACATTTACAGCTATAATTTGCATCCCAACTTGA